The segment TTTGCCCGCTGTGTGGAGGACAACAAGAGAAGGTATGTGGACAGGGAATTCCGGTCACTGGAAATTCTCCGGGTGGTTACATAGACGGCTGCCGGCGATTGCAGAAAATCTGTGCAGGATATTGAAAATATGGAATAAAACGGGTATACTAAAACAATATTGCAGCAAAGTGCGGGAACAGGCCGGCTTGCTGCGAAGATTGCAGGAGGGCAGAATATGAAAAAAGCCAGGCTGATGCTTGCGGCTACGGCCGCGGGGATTCTTCTGGCCGGATGCTCGGCCGGCGGCGCAGGCTCCTTCTCACCGGACAGGAGCTGTGTCTATATCACCTCCGACGGTGATATAAAGAGCGCGCTGGTCCTGGAAACAGAGGAAACCTTTGAGGCAGATGCAGATGAGCTTAGGGAGTTTCTGGAATCGGCGGTAGAGCGGTTCAATGAAAAGACCGGCGGCTCAGAGGGGGAGGAAGTCCCCGTATCTCTTGATTCCTGTTCTGTGCAGGACGGGGAAATGACAGCCGTATTCGGTTACAGGAGCGCGGCGGATCTGATTGCATTCAGACAGAGTGATGAAAATGAGGACACCAGCAATTCCTTTACATCCATAGAGGTGAAAAGCGCGGCGGATGCGGGAACGGCCGGCTGGCTGGCCGGAGAGTTTCAGACCGCGGACGGAAAGGCAGTGTCAGGCCTTGATATTACAAAGGAGCAGAAGGCTCTGGCGGTCAATGTCCAGGGCGGCGGCGTTCTGGAAACAGAAGGGCAGGTGCTCTATATGAGTAACGGTGTGGAAACAATCAGCGACACAGCAGTGACAGTTCCGGAGGGACAGACATCAGTTGTCGTGTTTACAACAAAATAGCGCAGAAATAGGAGGATTTATTATGGAAAAGACGATGGAGAAGATTGTAGCGCTGGCGAAGTCCAGAGGATTTGTGTACCCGGGCTCCGAGATTTACGGCGGCCTTGCCAACACCTGGGACTATGGAAACCTGGGTGTTGAGCTTAAAAACAATGTAAAAAAAGCCTGGTGGCAGAAATTCGTGCAGGAGAGTCCATACAATGTGGGCGTTGACTGCGCCATTCTGATGAACTCCCAGACATGGGTGGCTTCCGGCCACTTAGGCGGCTTCTCCGATCCGCTGATGGACTGCAAGTCCTGCAAGGAGAGATTCCGCGCCGACAAGCTGATTGAGGACTACATGGCTGCCAACAATATCGAGATGGAGGGCTCCGTGGACGGATGGTCCCAGGAGGAGATGAAGCAGTATATTGACGATCACAATATCTGCTGCCCAAGCTGCGGCAAGCATGATTTTACAGACATCCGTCAGTTCAACCTGATGTTCAAGACCTTCCAGGGCGTAACGGAGGATGCGAAGAATACTGTATATTTAAGACCGGAGACTGCTCAGGGTATTTTTGTAAACTTTAAGAATGTTCAGAGAACCTCCAGAAAGAAGATCCCCTTCGGCATCGGCCAGATCGGAAAATCCTTCCGAAACGAGATTACTCCAGGAAACTTTACCTTCCGCACCAGAGAGTTTGAGCAGATGGAGCTGGAATTTTTCTGCGAGCCAGGCACGGATCTGGAGTGGTTTGCATACTGGAAGGAATTCTGCATCAACTGGTTAAAGACTCTTGGAATCAAGGATGACGAGATGCGCGCCAGAGATCACTCTCCGGAGGAGCTCTGCTTCTACAGCAAGGCAACCACAGACCTGGAGTTCCTGTTCCCCTTCGGCTGGGGTGAGCTCTGGGGAATTGCCGACAGAACTGATTACGACCTGACCCAGCACCAGAATACCTCCGGCCAGGATATGACCTACTTTGACGATGAGAAGAAGGAGAAATATATTCCTTATGTTATTGAGCCGTCACTGGGAGCTGACCGCGTGACACTGGCCTTCCTCTGCTCTGCCTACGACGAGGAGGAGATCGGAGAGGGAGATGTGAGAACCGTGCTTCACTTCCATCCGGCCATCGCTCCGGTCAAGATCGGCGTGCTGCCTCTGTCCAAGAAGTTAAACGAGGGCGCAGAGAAGGTTTATGCAGAACTCTCCAAGTATTACAACTGCGAGTTTGACGACAGAGGAAACATCGGAAAGAGATACAGAAGACAGGACGAGATCGGAACTCCGTTCTGCGTAACCTACGACTTTGACTCTGAGACAGACGGTGCAGTGACTGTCAGGGATCGCGATACCATGGAGCAGGTGAGAATCCCGATTGCAGAGCTGAAGAACTATTTTGAGGATAAGTTCCGCTTCTAAGCGGTGAGGTCTGTCTGCCTGGTCTGTCAGAAAGACAGCCAGTGAGACAACAGAAAAAAAGGAAAGAGCGTGCCGCTCAACCATCAATTACATCATAGAATTGATGGCTGAGCGGCATTTTTGCGTGCATTTCTCCCAGTCTGCTGCAGTCATCTCCCAATCTCCCATATGGCTGAACAGAAAATAATACTTTTTGCTCTCACTTAAAGCTGACTTAAGTTTTTTAAAGCTGATTTAAGTTTGACTCTGTAAGATAGTAAAAAATAAGAAATCACAGTTTCTGCCCCGGAGCCGGAACACTCTGAGCGGCAGAGAGGAAAGATGGAGAAGACAGAGAGACAGGATGGTGAAGAGATGAACAGACAGTGCATAGCAGGTTTTATGGCGGTGGTATCGGCAGCTTCCGTATTGACTCCCATAACCGCGGAGGCGTCGTCCAATTACAGTATGAGAAAAAAAGTGGTGGTGGCCGCCGGGATTATGCGGGAGACCTCTGACGACAGCGCTCCGGTTACAAGGGCGCAGTTTGCCGAGATGCTGGTCAAGGCATCCACCCTCAGAAGCAGCGTCAGCGGGGACAACAATGTTTCGGTTTTTGCAGATGTGGACCGGAACAGCGAGTATGCCTCCTATATCAGAGTGGCGGCAGAGCAGGGATGGATGAGCGGCTATCTGGGAGGAAACTTCAGGCCGGATCAGCCTGTCACCATGCAGGAGGCCGTGGGTGCTGTCCTGATGCTTCTGGGATATACGGATGAAGATTTTTCGGGAAATATCATGTCAAACAGAATGGCGAAGGCTACGTATCTGGAGCTGGACGACGGAATCGGAAAGGCGGCGGCCAACAGCCTGGACCGGTATGACTGTGTGAATCTGTTTTACAACCTGCTTAAGACAAACAAAAAAGAGTATGAGGGACAGGAGGAGACAAGCAGCACGGTATACGCTTCCGTTCTCGACTTTTCCCTCACCTCAGACGGAGAGATCAATCCGCTGGAGGCGCTGGAGAGCAAGCTGAAAGGCCCTTACGCCATGGCAGACAGAACTTTTGCCGGGATCCTGCCCTTTTCCACCTCAAAGGCCTCCTTCTACCTGGACGGTGAATCGGCTTCCAAGGATGATATTGAGGAGGAGGCAGTTGTCATTTACTACAACTCCGCGACACGGGCCGTATACGGATACTCAGAGAGCGGAAACGGCCAAAGAGGAGCGACGGAGGGAGAGCTGGAGGCAGTTTACTACAGCTCCTCCGATGTGATGATTCCCACCTCCATTGTAGTGGATGGGACGGAGTACGAGCTGGCCACCTCTGATATGCAGTTCGCATTTTCCGTCTATGGAGAGCTGGAGATAGGAGATACCATAACGGTTATCTGGGAGAATAAAAACAGTTCTGATTCTGAGGATGAGGACAGTCTGGAATATCAGCTGATTGACTATATTGACTAGCAGGAGCGTGGAGTGGAATGAAACAGTTAGTTCCCAAGCAAATGAAAATGCGGATTCGAAAGAACTGGAAGAGAATTGCCGCCGTGTCCGGACTGATTCTGGCAGCAGCCGTCCTCTCTGCGGTCTGGAAATTATCGGAGAGCGGGGAAACAGAGGAAAGCGCAGTCAGCACAGGGAAGGTGACGA is part of the Clostridium sp. M62/1 genome and harbors:
- a CDS encoding S-layer homology domain-containing protein, encoding MEKTERQDGEEMNRQCIAGFMAVVSAASVLTPITAEASSNYSMRKKVVVAAGIMRETSDDSAPVTRAQFAEMLVKASTLRSSVSGDNNVSVFADVDRNSEYASYIRVAAEQGWMSGYLGGNFRPDQPVTMQEAVGAVLMLLGYTDEDFSGNIMSNRMAKATYLELDDGIGKAAANSLDRYDCVNLFYNLLKTNKKEYEGQEETSSTVYASVLDFSLTSDGEINPLEALESKLKGPYAMADRTFAGILPFSTSKASFYLDGESASKDDIEEEAVVIYYNSATRAVYGYSESGNGQRGATEGELEAVYYSSSDVMIPTSIVVDGTEYELATSDMQFAFSVYGELEIGDTITVIWENKNSSDSEDEDSLEYQLIDYID
- a CDS encoding glycine--tRNA ligase, with the protein product MEKTMEKIVALAKSRGFVYPGSEIYGGLANTWDYGNLGVELKNNVKKAWWQKFVQESPYNVGVDCAILMNSQTWVASGHLGGFSDPLMDCKSCKERFRADKLIEDYMAANNIEMEGSVDGWSQEEMKQYIDDHNICCPSCGKHDFTDIRQFNLMFKTFQGVTEDAKNTVYLRPETAQGIFVNFKNVQRTSRKKIPFGIGQIGKSFRNEITPGNFTFRTREFEQMELEFFCEPGTDLEWFAYWKEFCINWLKTLGIKDDEMRARDHSPEELCFYSKATTDLEFLFPFGWGELWGIADRTDYDLTQHQNTSGQDMTYFDDEKKEKYIPYVIEPSLGADRVTLAFLCSAYDEEEIGEGDVRTVLHFHPAIAPVKIGVLPLSKKLNEGAEKVYAELSKYYNCEFDDRGNIGKRYRRQDEIGTPFCVTYDFDSETDGAVTVRDRDTMEQVRIPIAELKNYFEDKFRF